A portion of the Juglans microcarpa x Juglans regia isolate MS1-56 chromosome 1D, Jm3101_v1.0, whole genome shotgun sequence genome contains these proteins:
- the LOC121236339 gene encoding uncharacterized protein LOC121236339 gives MTNFLVVKSPSSYNAIIGCPTLNNLKAITSTYHLKVKFLAEVGVSKIRDEQTLAQECYVQELKTRTPTICITSSPEGCPPLPPPLPTPLISKEPDVEARNEKDLLQVEVNESLKIVQLHPNCPIAITRVSTNLPPEYREALKQLLMEHRDVFACSYEDMPAIDNLINEHSLCINLEAKKVWYNQIRMNKTDEEKMAFITDRGLYCYRVMHFGLKNAGETYQRQVNRMLKH, from the exons ATGACGAACTTCTTAGTAGTAAAATCCCCATCATCCTACAACGCTATAATAGGGTGCCCGACCCTCAATAACCTCAAGGCGATTACCTCTACATACCACCTTAAAGTGAAATTCCTAGCAGAAGTAGGAGTGAGCAAAATTCGAGACGAACAGACATTGGCTCAAGAATGTTATGTCCAAGAATTGAAGACAAGGACGCCAACAATATGTATAACCAGCAGTCCAGAGGGGTGCCCGCCACTACCACCCCCGCTGCCAACACCACTCATAAGCAAAGAACCAGACGTGGAAGCTAGGAATGAAAAGGATTTGTTGCAAGTTGAAGTGAACGAATCCTTAAAGATAGTACAGTTGCACCCGAATTGCCCAATCGCCATAACAAGGGTCAGTACAAACCTCCCACCAGAGTATCGAGAAGCCTTGAAGCAGTTATTGATGGAACATAGAGATGTATTTGCCTGCAGCTATGAGGATATGCCCGCGATTGATAATTTAATCAATGAGCACAGTCTCTGCATTAATTTAGAGGCTAAGAAAGTGTG GTACAATCAGATCAGAATGAACAAGACGGATGAGGAAAAGATGGCGTTCATAACCGACAGAGGACTCTACTGCTATCGGGTAATGCATTTCGGTCTAAAGAATGCTGGGGAAACATACCAAAGGCAGGTTAACCGGATGTTGAAGCACTAG